TGAGAAATGATCCTCCACTTCTGTACGGTGGGTCGGTGACCGAGTCCCCGCCCCCGCTGCGCCGCGATGCCGAGCGCAACCGCCAGCTGCTGCTGCGGACGGCCTACGATCTGATGGCCACCGACGGCCTGGCCGTCACCTACGAGGAGATCGCGCGCGCCGCCGGCACCGGGCTGGGGACGGTCTACCGCCGGTTCCCGCAGCGGCAGGACCTGCTGGACGCGCTGTTCGCCACGCACATCGACGCGGTCGTGGCGTTCGCCGAGGAGGCGGCACAGCAGGACGACGCGCTGGCCGCGCTCGCCCGCTTCCTCGAACGGCAGCTGGAACTGGAGGCGGCCAGCCGCGGGCTGGGCGAGCTGCTCCGCGGGCAGAAGCAGTCCTCCGCGCTCGTCCGTGACGCCGGCGAACGGATGACGCCGCTGATCGCCGACCTCGTCGCGCGCGCCGTGCACGCCGGTCAGCTGCCGGCCGGGGTGACCCCCGGCGACTTCGCGGCCGCGCACCTGATGGTCGGCAGCGTGATGGACGCGTCCCGCACGTTCGCCCCACATCTGTGGCGGCGGGCGCTCGCGGTCGCGCTGGCCGGCCTGCAACACGCGGACCTGCCCGGCGTCGCGCCGGACGAGACGGTCATCGACCACCTCTACCACGACCAGACCAGGTGAAGGAACAGTAGCCATGCCTCTCCCCGACGACCTGCTCCGCGTGCTGCGCGGCAAGGCGATCTGCTTCGTCACCACGCTCATGCCGGACGGCTCCCCACAGATCTCCCAGACCTGGGCCGGCACCGACGGCGAACACATCCTGATCAACACGGTGGACACCCACCAGAAGACCCGCAACGTCGCCCGCGACGCCCGGGTGGCCGTCGGCATCGCCGACCCGGCCGCACCGCTGCGTTCCTGGGCGGTGCGCGGCACGGTCGTGTCGGCCTCGCCGGACGGCGCCCGCGAGCACATCGACGAGCTCTCCGAGCAGTACATCGGCCGTCCCTACCCCGGCTTCAGCGGCGGCGGCCACGAGCGGGTCCTGCTCACCATCAGGGTCGACAGGCTGCACGTCCCCCGGCGATAGGCACCGCCGCGCGCTCAGGCCGCGGCGCAGGTGGCGGTGGCGCCGCCGCCGGTGCCGGTGCCCTGGAAGCCGAACGTGGTGCTCCGGCCGGGGGCCAGCTGCCCGTTGTACGCCGCGTTCGCCATCGTGACGGTGCCGCTGGTGCCGCTGCCGACGGCGCTCCACACCGAGGTGACGGAGGCTCCGGCCGGCAGGGCGAGGGTGACGCGCCACCCGTCGAGCGCGGCACCGCCGGCGGTGACGGCCACACTCGCGACGAATCCGCCGTTCCACTGGTCCTGCACCGTGTAGGCCGCGGTGCAGGCGGCGGTGCCGCCGGTCGGCGGCGGGCTGACCGGCGGCGTGGTCGGCGGGGTCCCGCCCAGGCTCAGGTTCCGTTGCCGCACCTGCCACGGGCCGCCGCAGAGTCCGCAGCCGGCGCCGACGAAGGCGGTACCGGCCGCGGTGTCGCCCTTCAGCCGCCACCTCAGATACAGCACCGCGACCCGGCCGAACTCGCCGCCGTTGGCCTGGTCGTAGGTGCCGCCGTGCCCGACGTCCAGGTTGCCCATGAAGGCGGGCAGCCCGGACGGGAGCTTGCCCCAGTCGTCGATGGCGTTCGGGTACGCGATGTCGCTCGGCCCGCCGATGACGTAGGCGATCGGCTTGGTGAGCCGGCGCAGCTGGTAGTCGTCGGCGTCGTTGAGCAGGCCACTGCTGAAGATCAGGGTGGTGGTGACCCGCGGGTCGTCGGAGACCGCGTAGGCCTCCAGGCCGCCGCAGGAGAAGCCCGCGACCGCCACCGCGGAGGTGTCGATCCTGCCGTAGAACCTGCTGCCGGCCCGGGCGTTCTCGGCGAAGGCCCAGTCGATGGACTGGGTCAGCATCCGCGCGGTGGTGGACC
This genomic window from Catenuloplanes niger contains:
- a CDS encoding TetR/AcrR family transcriptional regulator, giving the protein MTESPPPLRRDAERNRQLLLRTAYDLMATDGLAVTYEEIARAAGTGLGTVYRRFPQRQDLLDALFATHIDAVVAFAEEAAQQDDALAALARFLERQLELEAASRGLGELLRGQKQSSALVRDAGERMTPLIADLVARAVHAGQLPAGVTPGDFAAAHLMVGSVMDASRTFAPHLWRRALAVALAGLQHADLPGVAPDETVIDHLYHDQTR
- a CDS encoding TIGR03618 family F420-dependent PPOX class oxidoreductase; this translates as MPLPDDLLRVLRGKAICFVTTLMPDGSPQISQTWAGTDGEHILINTVDTHQKTRNVARDARVAVGIADPAAPLRSWAVRGTVVSASPDGAREHIDELSEQYIGRPYPGFSGGGHERVLLTIRVDRLHVPRR
- a CDS encoding cellulose binding domain-containing protein: MRGGRTIGAGLTAVAVAVTAAVLAIGAGPADAAVGGSGPYPADYETSAGLPDHTVYRPQNLPAERLPVLVWGNGGCASNGTAQVNFLREIASHGFLAIANGAPNGSGSTTARMLTQSIDWAFAENARAGSRFYGRIDTSAVAVAGFSCGGLEAYAVSDDPRVTTTLIFSSGLLNDADDYQLRRLTKPIAYVIGGPSDIAYPNAIDDWGKLPSGLPAFMGNLDVGHGGTYDQANGGEFGRVAVLYLRWRLKGDTAAGTAFVGAGCGLCGGPWQVRQRNLSLGGTPPTTPPVSPPPTGGTAACTAAYTVQDQWNGGFVASVAVTAGGAALDGWRVTLALPAGASVTSVWSAVGSGTSGTVTMANAAYNGQLAPGRSTTFGFQGTGTGGGATATCAAA